agagaacagtaACTGGGGAAGTTTAGGAGAGATTTTTGACTGGTGATGAAATAGAACAAAGCAATGGAAATTAAGTATCCTTAAAGGCATATGTGAAGGAGTGCATTTCAGATATGGATAGGTTGTGCAAAAGAAAGGAGATGCCATACTGAACTGGGGAATAGCAGGTAGGTCAGTTTAGCTGTTATTGAGGGTAGATAATGGAGAATAATGAGGGTAATGGCTACTAAGCTCAAAACTGCCTGAAGCCAGATTGAAGGACTCTCAGTGCAAAGCAGCCTAGTTTGTTATTTTGTAGTAGAGGCAATAAAAGCCATTGAAGATTCCTGAGCAGgcaaatgacatggtcagacttgtgctttaagatgatattagaaatgatatggaggatggattagagacaGACTGGGCAGATGAATTAGATGACCACTGAAATCATCCAAAACTGGAACTAATGTGGTATCTCTATGGATTTTGAAGAGGTGTTACAGAAGTACAATTAAAGGCCTTGAGGGAGTAAGAAGGTgtgaagaggggcagctaggtgggcagtggatagagccccagccctgaattcaggaggaccagagttcaaatctgatctcagacacttaacacttcctagctgtgtgaccctgggcaagtcacttaaccccagcctcagaaaattaaaaaaaaaaaaaaaaaaaaagatgtgaagatTTTAAGGTTAAACTTTGAGAGGTGGCAAATCAAGATGGCTGAAAGGATGGTAGTGCCCTCAGTAAAAATACATAGCTACAAATCATTTCAGTTTTGTACAactattcatgaccccatttggggtggtcttgacaaagatactggagtggtttgccatttccttctccagttcattttacagataaggaaattgagggctTACAGGTTAGGttacttggccagggtcatacaattTTAAGTgtttaagtctggatttgaactcaggaaaatgtgtctttctgactccagggtctGGTATTTTACTGTTCCTGTAAATCCAGCTGCCTGTAAATATGGAACtacaatttataaatttaatggCAATAGTATATATAGTCTTGTAGTAGTTATAAGGTCACAACTACATTGTCAACACACCCAATTTTCAAAACAATaggtaatgatgataataactgtgtgccaagcattgtactaagcacttcacaaatgatttgttcagtaaaaataatatgtattagactgcaaattccttgagggcaggagatATATTACTTTTCGGTTTGTATCTTCCCtagcaattagcacagtgcctttcaCATAAGTAAGGTGCTTAACAAACGTTTGCTGAATTGGATATTAACTGAACGACAGATTCTCTTCTCATCATTGGGTTTTTCCCAGTATTTACCAGAAAAGACACGGGAAAGAGTCACAGAATCACACAATATAGTGTATCAGAATGGAAAAAATGGCAGGTATTATCTAAATGATTCTCAGACTTTTTGATCTTTGTATCTTTTTGCATTCTTAAAACTTACTGAGAAGAGccaatcttccccccccccaccaagaGTGTCTATTTACATGTATTCTATCTATCAATATTATCCACGTTAGAAACactttagtattattatgaaaaaggTTTTAACTTTGTAGAGCCTTGAGAGTAGTCTCAAGGACCACTGGCTCACACTTTATGAACTACAAATCTAgttcaattcccttatttttcaacaataacaacaaaaagaggtcCTAAGAGCTTAAGTgccttgtctaaggtcacacaattaggaaaagtggcagagccaggattcaaatctaggtcttttGACTTTTAGTCTTCTGATTATACAGAACACcctagaaagagaaaacaataaataagtcAGAAATTTAGGGAAGGTCAagctaggagaaaaaaatagacacaAATACAGATCTGAATGGATGAAGGAAGTCATATCAGAAACTTTCCCACTCACCTGATCCCCCAAAAACCTTCCCTCCACCTGACCCTTTTGAATTGTCAAAGGATCACTACAAATGCCAGCCTATCTTCTACCTTTGAAAACAGGCTGGGAGCACTAAGGTCAAGAATCCCAGAATGTTAGGGatggaaagaattatggagactttCAAGTgcaccctttcattttacacatagggAAAATGAGAACAGAAAGATTAAGAATGTGGCTTACAAAGTCCCACAGCTAGTCAGAAGTTTATCTTGAATTGCCATACTGTGAGATCAGAGAAAACCAATGACACatcaatcaacattttttttttttttttaaccagctcTTTGATTTCCTCAGTGTTGGGAGTTCCCATTGAGGAACATTCTCTTCCAACACTGACTGGCACCCCTTTTGCAACTGACAATTACAGAGTTGCCTAGGGGCACTAAGGGGATTATAGGCAGTGTATGTCAGCAGAATTCTTTCTTTAGGAGGGAGGCAGCTCACCATACTTGCTTCCCCTATCTATTTGCATGAGCTTCCAAAAATGAGGCAGTAAAGAAGTAAAAACTAAATATATCACTTTCCTTCCGCATATTTATGTGAATTAAGTGTCCAGACTCTTCCTGGACCAATTTCTTAGGCTAGATCAGCTTGTACAGAAGCCATCTTCAGAACCAGTATTAGATGTGATTTCcccaaaattggaaattaaacagaCATTGCAAGAAAAGATGGcatttggaaaaatgatactATATAATTAGGATAATAGGTTATAGCATAGTGTAGCTACTTAGGGGGTCAAGAAATAAGCTGGACCAGACAAGACTGACATCTGAGGCAAAGACTACAAATTATAACTCTTCTGGATTTGGAAATTATACCAAACCTTTAGTTCCACCAGTGACTCTGACCCTTTAACAATATGGTttgacagagaaaaatagagggcCACGTATCCTAAACTTTATGGCATAAAAAAAggggaactttttttaaaatcttgaaaagATCCCCTTTAGTGATATATATCTCTGGTGATATATATCTCTGTAAGTTGCACCATAGGGTGCTGCCTAATTCTTGGTCTCCTTTCTAATCAAGAAACTAATCATAGGCACATAGGTAAGTTTCCTGATCACTCTAACCTTTGAATCCAATGATAACTTTCTGCAAGTCTATCTGAAAGTGAATAGTattaagggaaaagggagaagcgCTAGGTAGCATCTTCAGGGAACAAAAAGGtcactcaattttatttttgctatccTGATAGTGATACTAATGATTGATATACTTCTTTAGGGTGAAGAATCCTTCATTTAATTGATGTGAGAATTCTTTCTCAATATCACATGCTACAAACCCACTACAACTTGATAGATAAGTCTTCAAGACTCAccatgttgtttaaaaaaaaaaaaaaagatgattgccaTATAGTCAAACTGAAGATGGGCTTTTGCCAGATATGCTGATCTTGAGTGACTCCTACATGATCCATAGTTGTACTCAAATACCTTTCAGTAGGATATATGATCTGATAGAATGTGTGTACTAACCATAGCCTTTAAGAACCaaggatcacagatctagaacTAAAAAAGAATCTCAGAAAGCATTTAGCATTTTTGTGTCACAAGACCCGCTTTGTCAATCTGGTGAAACCCAGGTATACTATACCTgaaatgatgcttttaaatacataatataaaatacaggACCACAAAAGAAATGTTACATTAAtagttatccttttttttttttttttttttttttaagcacgtAAGAGACTCTAGGATAAGAACACCTGATCCAGTCCAacctcattttttcagatgaggaaacaggcctagggagatgaaatgatttatttaaagtCATACAGGCACAATTAGCAttagaagtggaatttgaacccagattctctgatCAATTCAATGTTTTTCCTACCATATCCAGTCATCATCTTGTATCAGAGGACTTTAAGGAAGGTGATATTATGATGACAATAGCAACGTTATAACTCTATCTGAGGTTCAGAAAACACATTCCCCACAATTACAagcattattcttattttagatGGTAAAACTACAGATATGAAATAACTAGACTGGGAGCTAGGAGGAGAATCCAGGGTTTCTTGATTCCAAGAGCAAGGCTCATTTCACTAGCTGATGCTGCCACTTCTTCTCTCTGACGTGGCCAATAACTTTCTCTTCCATAAAAAGAAATCACTTCTTTGTACTTATCTCCAGATTTGAGTCAAGGTACTAAATCCAAAGCTCAAGAATCCTAAAATCTGGAGTCTACTCTTCATATTGGGTAGAGAGAAGAATTCTGGCCTTCCTCAAATCTATGTTTATTAACTGAACTTAGTGCCCAATTATACTGATATCCTCTGAATTTGGTACTGCTTGAAGAAGCCCAATATTTGTCTCAACCTGGCAAAGGGGCAGTTGATATGAGTGGCCTGGGAGCCCCTGGGGcagagaaggcaaaagaaaacaaGACACTAAAGTCTCAAACCTGGAAAGTCCCTTTAAGTCAATGGCTATCCAGGAGAATTTAATATgaatacattcatttttatatatatataagcttgcTCAGACACACCAACATTATTTCATTGGAAGGCAAGCACATATAGCTCAGGCCCATCCACAGCTGAGCAAGGTTAAGAGGAATCTCTACAAAAGCTATCACAAGCCGCAATCCTTCCCAGCCCTAATATAGATTGAATGACCCATCACCCCACAGGAAAATCAGCCCTGGGATAAGCAAGAGACTTAGCTGTTCAGTTATCACAATGTATCTCCACAATACAATCCTTAGAAGTTCAGTTGAAGAACAGTTCAGTTGTCAAGCAAGCAAGGTACTTGGCCCACAGTGAAACAGATGAACCAGCTGTGCTGCTCACAAGAGCACAAAGCCTTTTCATTCATGAAAGCCTTTGAGTGTCACTGGTGCCTGGAACCAGATATAATCATCCCAGGTAGAGTCTGGGATGGGGGGACCCCCACAAGACAAGGTCACAGTCAACTTGTGGCCCCGTTTTGGAACCTGATAATTGAGTTTGGGGCGGAACCAGTCCTCACCACACTCACGATGTCCCTGGGCCATGACAATGGTGCCCATGGCTGGAGCAGCCTTCAGTTCACTGAAGGCATCAGCCATGAAGAGAGCACGGAAGAGACGGCGCAGGCAAGCAGAAGTGCTGAGGCTTTGCCCCATCCTTCCCAGAGTCAGACGAGCCAGGTCCAGCTCATAAAACTCCTTCGGGCACAAAGCATTGCCTCCAAGAAGGATAAGTACCCGTGGTACCAGCGTCCTGGCAAAGAGGCTCTCAAGGTGGCTCAGGATACCCTCCAGTTCTACCAAGGCCTGATGGAATTTCTTGTAGCTTCTCTCAGCTTTCTTCTTCACTATGTCCTCTGCCTGTGGGATGGTCAAAGACAGGGAATGAGCATTAATGACCTATGCTTGGCCTCTCCAATCtatcccttctccctcccacATCTTATTACCACTTATTCCCTTGGCTAGGTTACCCCACTACTTAGGaattataagatcatagacttAGGAGCTGGAAAAGACCTAGAAGTGCTATGAAGTGTAAAAACAAACTTCTTATTGTTTATAGAAATTAACTGAATGCCAAAGTGGTGAAGTGAGTGGTGCAAGATTCCATAGCTAGTAAAtaacagagccaggatttgaactcatgtcttctttcTCTAAATCAAGCATTCTTTTCACTGCAACCTATTTTTCCTTGTTAAGGGACAATCAACATATCTCAAACCTCTCTGATTTGtaacattataaagaaattgCCCATTCATAAATAGCTTCTCAGTACTCAAAAGCCCTACCAATTCCAACATCTACTCTAAATTCAGATTATCTCTGCTATCTTTCTTCAATTGTTGCGGGGGCTTATTGTACAGCACATGACTATAGTAATTCTAATTCTGGGCATTTGCTAAGGCAGTGCCTAGCACTGACACACCAAAACTTTAACCATGAACAACCATAATTCAAAATATGCAAGGCTCTATTCAAGGTTATCATCAGAAAGCACAAAATACCTCAATACATGTGGTGACTCTATACTAAGGCCATtccttcaataaactccaatCAGCAAAGAAATACTCAGGGTGGCTACTTTCTAACCAACGACTTTATCATAAGAGAAGATAATGTGAGGCAGAGAGATCAAGTCATAAGTCAAGTCACTGGAATCAGTCATCACTCTTCTGGTGCTCTTTCTACACCCCTATGCCTCTCCTGTTAGCTAGTTTATAACTGACAAACCAGTCAAGTGATACTgatattgacatatatatatatatatatatatatatatatatatatatatatatatatatatatcaacttaAGATATATACTTCTAGGTCTACatcccaaaaaagataaaaacaaaaaaaacaaaaaaacaaaaaaaggaaaaggacctatatagagaaaaatatttttagcaattcttttctggaggtaaagaattggaaatagaggggatgtccatcaactggaatggctgaaaaaattgtggtatgtgattatgatggaatactattgcactataagaaatgacgaggATTCTCTCTGAAAAATCTggactgatacaaagtgaaataacagaattatcatatgatgatcaacttttaaatatttaaatattctcaggaatacaatgacccaagacaattctgaagtaagacttatgaaggaaaatgccaCCGatcctagagaaagaactgatggtgtctgaagcatactttttttaaaacttgattttcttgagggtttttttgattttgcatttctacacatatataacctatgtcaaattacttgctttctcaatgacAGGAAGTAAGGACagcagaaaatttggaactcaaagttttaaaaacttatgttaaaaattgtttttatatgtaactgggggaaaataaaatactaaattaaaaaataataaaatggaaacataGCACCCCCCATTAATAAAATCACAGccctatttaaaaattattctgcgTGGTATATTCTATAGGGCCCATTACAAAAACTTGAGGAGGAGATGTCTTTGGAAGCACTTCTCAACCTGTCAAGTGccaaattaatatatataataggaCCTGTGATTGCACTGAAATAGGGAACTCCCAATAATGGAACTCTATTTCCAGTGCAGATGGGCAGTACCTTTTCAGCATTTCAGAATTTTAGAGAATGGCCTAGATCACTAAGAAGTTATGGGACTTAGCTAAAGTCACACATGTCAGAGACAGGAATTGAATCCAGATCTATTAGACTCCAAAGCCAGCTCTTTAGCCACTACACCACACTGCCTCTTCTCTTATTCGTATCTCCATAGCACTGTACAGTTTGAGAAGTGATGCTCCCACAGAATTTGGATTCAACATGAAATGATGGGCAACCTTGTCAGGAGCAATTTCAGTAGAGTCATGGGATCAAAAGTCTCTAAGGTGGTATGAATCAAAGAAATGGAGGCAACTAGCCTGAAAGAGGCAAAGGGCACCTGAGTGGCCAGTTAAGTGGACTAACTCATTCCTGAACAGAATGGAATACAGACTTAGCCTCAACTCAAAGGCTTTTAGTGAAAACAGACTGGATGTTTTTTCTATGCTAAGTCAAATATGGGAAGGAGGGACACGACTAATGCTAACACTGAAACAGGGGCTATTTAGGTTATTTagccttttttttcctaattccctTCTTCCCAACTTACCCCAGAACAAAGCCCAAGCTCACCTGGGGAGAAGGTTTCGAGTAGAAGACGATGAGCTGGTCATAGGGAAGTGGCAGCTGCTGCCTTTGGTACATGATGTGCTTTAGGAGCTCACAGGCAAATCTGCAGCAACCTTCTGAGCTCACAGGTCCTGGAAACACCACAGGGACCATGGAGTCTCCAGGACAGAGATGTTCTGGATTGCTGGAAGGGCCATGGGCTGAGGCAGACTCAAGTAGTTCTGTCTGGGAGGCACAAGATCCTTCTGAATCCTctatcttttccaactctgaaagTTGGGCTAAATAATaggatgcaaaagaaaaaagtcaaatttaataatcatctttatttttgttttcattaactgAAATTTCCCTGTACCTAGCTCATGAATTGCCAAATTAATGGCTCAGGTCCTGTAGTGTATAATCTATAGAGTCTAATCTACCAGACCAAACCCTGACATAACCCCCATCCCCTGGATCTGGAAGGAAAGAATACAGCCTCTGATGTAAGATAAGAATATGTAGGTAaaagtgtaatgctggagaaactgaggcaagatagagattaaagagtttttatattttatttattggagagtttaattggtCGACTGGACAGGGCTCTTGTCTCAAAGTGTCCAGTGGTGAATGTGAGAattccaggttattttttttatagGCCTCTagtaagaagagaaacaaaggcaggaaGAAAAGATCTAGAAGTCTCAGGACCATAAATTGGGTTCTAGCAGGATGGGGGGaaactataaattcttactaGAAGCCAAAGTCAGGATGCCTGAATAAACAGAAGATGTCAATGAGGTATCCAAGATAGTCGTATCTTTTGGAATGTTTAGAGGGGGTAGTTCAGCTCTAATGGACAGGAAAAGAGatgggggggaagggagtgggacATGCTGACTCAGGACAATGGAGATATAATTCAGGGAAAATGAGGTAGAAgagttcaaggagactgtggcctAACAAAAGGCTCAAAAGATACCATTTATcttcacaaactttaaaacatcatttatttcatatatatgtacatatccatacatatatacatacacatacacctacagacacaaatgcacacacttatgtgtgtgtgtgtgtgtatatatagggagggtctggagtcaggaagactaaacCTGGTCTCAGAAATATACTGTGCAACCCTGGgcattctgcttgcctcagttttctaatcagtaaaatgagctggacaaggatcTTTCAAGAAAATTCCCAAAAGTAGTTACAAAGTCAAGTAGTAACGACTAaatcactatatatatacacacacactatgtatgtatatgtacaatttacatgtaaatatatgcagTCATACATAGATGGTCATAGTATATGTGCTCTTTCTATATGCACTATGTATGCCTATGTAGTATACATGTTATCTCTATATACTATagacatatatttacatatagctATTATCGTTAAGAAAACAATGGAGGAGGGAAGACCCACCTCATAAGCTTAGCTACAAGACCAGCTAGGTGTCAATTACATTAATTAAAATAGAACGTAGTGACTGGAGAGAGAACAGAAACAAAAGGGTTTGAGAGGCTAGAGGTGGGGGAAGAGGCGTTCTGGGCACGGGGGGACACTGCAGAAAGCTGGATGTTGTCCCTGGCTTGGGGAGCATTCAGGAAGAGAAGTCAGAAGGGAAGTCCAGGACAAGGGAGGCTCCTAGAAGGAAGGGCCTGGATTGCTTTTGTCTTACTCTAGCCCTGGTTCTGACCTAGAATAGAGCTTGGACCCCAGGAGGGGCTTAGAAATTGACTTGATTGAGGGGAGAGGCGAGATGGATCTGGGAGAGTGGTCAAGTGCTTGACACAAAGTGGCAGCTCAGTAACTGCACGAATGATTAAGGAGGAGAgtaggagagagggtgggaggaTTGAGGGAAAAGCTGGATACTAGGAGCGATAGACacggcgggggaggggggaggcgtGCGATTGGTCACCTCCCAGAGAGGGGACTGATCCCACAGACCCAAGAACGAATTAGTGGGGCTGAGAAGGGTCAAGGGGCAACAGCCTGGCCCACAGTAGCCCCAAGGAGCCGCGTATCCCACCCTTTACCATCGACCGCCGCTACTTCCGGCCTCGGCTCCGCCATCACAACCTCCTCTCTCCGCCGGCCAGTTTGAATGAATCCCTCCTCGCGGGGCACCATGGGAAGCTACTACTTCCGCTTCCGGCTCGGAAAGGAACGAAGAAAGGTGGCTGTGCTAAGTAGGTGTGGATGCAAGGGAATTCCTTGCGTAGCTCCGCCTTCTTTCGTATTACGCTAATTAACTTCCCAGACTAATGCGCGTCCCTGTGCTCTTTAGGGACACTCCACTTTTATGTTGCTTCCTCCTTGGGAAACCAGTCTTTGGCCTTTTGCTGTTGAAATAGTTGCTGCCATATTCTATTCTCCGAGCTCCTACTTGGGCTTTTCTTGGAAAGattctgaagtgatttgccatttccttctcgcGCTCATTTTACTCGTGAAAAAACGGAGACAAACGGGGAAAAAGTCTTGCCTAGATTCACAGCTAGTGACTGAGGTCATGTTCGAACTCGCGACGAATAgtgtttctgactccaaatccagtgctcttcccACTGCTGCCCCAGACGTGCCCTTACGTACCCTTCCCCCATAGCTTACCCCCCTGCAGCTCCCAGTCTGGACCAGCCTTCCGTCCCTAGGGAGCTTGCCCGCTGCACCCGTCCCCTCCCCAGACACGCCCTTTGgtctccccactccctcctctgACACCATGGTGACCTATGTTGCCCCACCTGTCTGTCCAGCCTTATCTCTCCAGTCGGGCAGGTGGAGAGGAGGCCGGAGCGTTGACCACCGAAACCCCCTCTCCTACCTCTAGAAGATCCCCGTTTAGAAGGACGAGAGGATGAGGGGAGGGAAGGCTGTTCAAGTACCCATGGGGCAGAGTGAGTCGGGTTATCAGGCGAGTGCAGCAGGGTGGCTATCAGCTTATCCATGTGGTGGACTGGGGGCACTAAGGGGACAAAGGAACCTCCCTCCTTCCAAAACCCATCCTTCATCCTTCTGCTTGCCTTCCTCAGCAAGTTTGTCCGGCTCAGTCCCCGTAATAATTCCATCAGAAAGAGTCCTTGTTTCCTCCAACTCCTCTGAACCCAAGaaacaaaaggaggaaaagaccCTCTTGAGGGATTCCTGGAACTGAGACTGAGGAGATCCCACTTGGTTGAAGTCAGCTGGTGTGGGGTGGTCCGTTTTGCTTTACAGATTTCATTCTTCCACCCCAACTAGCCCACGGAGCctaggaggaggggaggggagagaggggaacgATGACCCACAGTCCACCACACTCCTTGCTTTCTGCTGTGGGATCCTCCAGCTCCCCCTCAGAGCCCCAGAGAGCAACACCAGAGGTAAGTCACTGCCTCTAGCTTGTAGAGAAACTAACTCTTGGAGAAGAACATGTTCATAGAAGCTCAGAGAAAGATTCAATCAATGTCATACAGACAAGacagttttttggtttgtttattatGTACCCACTGTTTGTGCCTGGGGAAGGAGTGGATGCTTTGTGAGTCAGTGCAAGGGTCCAGGAATAGAGAGATACTTTGCGTCCTGACTCCGAGCTGACCATTGAACTAACTACTTGATCACTCTGCCTTCCTGGTAACTCATTCATTAGTTCCGCTGCTGGATGTTTGTGCAAGTGCTGGCAACTGGACCTCGGAGACTGGGGATCGCGTTAAGTGCTGACTGGCTATTAAGTCAAAAGTCAAAAATCCTTCAGGCTCTAGGCCAAGTTTCTATTAGAGTCaagttccctcctcctcctcctcctccttctcctagtGCTCCC
The Sminthopsis crassicaudata isolate SCR6 chromosome 4, ASM4859323v1, whole genome shotgun sequence genome window above contains:
- the MAD2L1BP gene encoding MAD2L1-binding protein isoform X2, with the translated sequence MVKAQLSELEKIEDSEGSCASQTELLESASAHGPSSNPEHLCPGDSMVPVVFPGPVSSEGCCRFACELLKHIMYQRQQLPLPYDQLIVFYSKPSPQAEDIVKKKAERSYKKFHQALVELEGILSHLESLFARTLVPRVLILLGGNALCPKEFYELDLARLTLGRMGQSLSTSACLRRLFRALFMADAFSELKAAPAMGTIVMAQGHRECGEDWFRPKLNYQVPKRGHKLTVTLSCGGPPIPDSTWDDYIWFQAPVTLKGFHE
- the MAD2L1BP gene encoding MAD2L1-binding protein isoform X1; this translates as MVPREEGFIQTGRRREEVVMAEPRPEVAAVDAQLSELEKIEDSEGSCASQTELLESASAHGPSSNPEHLCPGDSMVPVVFPGPVSSEGCCRFACELLKHIMYQRQQLPLPYDQLIVFYSKPSPQAEDIVKKKAERSYKKFHQALVELEGILSHLESLFARTLVPRVLILLGGNALCPKEFYELDLARLTLGRMGQSLSTSACLRRLFRALFMADAFSELKAAPAMGTIVMAQGHRECGEDWFRPKLNYQVPKRGHKLTVTLSCGGPPIPDSTWDDYIWFQAPVTLKGFHE